The nucleotide window ATACTCGGCTCCGCTAATGGGAGTGATAAAAATGAGCCTAATTCAAAAGCAGGTGATGCATTCATACGGCTAATCGCATGATAGAAACCAATTAAAATAGGCATTTGAATAAAGATTGGTAAACATCCAGCGAGTGGGTTAACCCCAGAAGTTTGCATTAACTGCATCATTTCTTGCTGGTATTTTTGTTGTGTAACCGCGTCTTTAGAGCTGTACTTTTCTTGTAGCTCCTTTAACTTCGGTTGAATTTCTTGCATTTTTTTAGAACTTTTAACTTGCTTAATTGTTAAAGGTAAAATAATTGAGCGAATAATAATTGTTACAATAATAATTGCAAATGCATAATTCGCTACATTTCCTTCAAACATATCTGCAAAAAGCTTGATGAATGATACAAGTGGCCAAACGA belongs to Solibacillus sp. FSL R7-0682 and includes:
- the yidC gene encoding membrane protein insertase YidC, with protein sequence MKKNLWIMLSLVSVVLLLSGCTEFDQPISAESEGFWNEFIVWPLVSFIKLFADMFEGNVANYAFAIIIVTIIIRSIILPLTIKQVKSSKKMQEIQPKLKELQEKYSSKDAVTQQKYQQEMMQLMQTSGVNPLAGCLPIFIQMPILIGFYHAISRMNASPAFELGSFLSLPLAEPSILLAVTAGLIQYVVLMTGPAVDNPQMKIMMYIMPLMIVGFGIILPAALSLYWVVGNIISVLQNLAIYKPWNKNKPDATDAGGAK